TTGATTATGATCAAAAAGTTTATTTATAATAAAAGAGGAGTTATTAGTACTATCTGAAAAGATAGTAATACAAGTTTGTGAGGTGATGGTATGAAAGTTGCAATATTAGGTGCTGGTTGTTATAGGACGCATGCCGCAACTGGTATAACAAACTTTGCAAGAGCTTGCGAAGTCGCGGAAGAAGTGGGTAAACCAGAGATAGCCATGACCCATTCAACGATAACAATGGCAGCAGAATTAAAAGAATTAGCAAATATAGATGATATTATAATATCAGATCCAGTATTCGATAACCAATTCGTGGTAATAGACGACTTCGACTATGAGGAAGTTATAGAAGCCCACAAGGAAGACCCTGAAAAAATAATGCCAAAAATCAGAGAAAAGGTGGATGAGGTGGCTAAGGACCTTCCAAAACCACCAGAAGGTGCAATACACTTTGTACACCCTGAAGAATTAGGATTAGAGGTTACAACAGATGACAGGGAAGCCGTGGCCGACGCTGATTGGATCATGACCTGGCTGCCAAAAGGCGACATCCAACCTAGTATCATAGAAAAATTCATAGACAACCTAAAAAAGGGTGCAATTGTAACACATGCTTGCACAATACCCACCACAAAATTCTATGAAATATTCGCAGAAAGACACGGAGACCTCGCCACCTCACCAGAAACCCTCAACATATCATCATACCACCCAGGCGCAGTACCGGAAATGAAAGGACAAGTCTACATAGCAGAAGGATATGCCTCAGACGAAGCAATAAAAACCCTCCTAGAATTAGGTGAAAAAGCAAGAAGCAAAGCCTATAAATTACCAGCAGAACTCCTAGGCCCAGTATGTGACATGTGCTCCGCACTCACCGCAGTAACCTATGCAGGCATACTCACCTACAGAGACGCTGTGACTAAAAACCTTGGCGCGCCAGCAGGATTCGCTCAAATGATGGCCAAAGAAGCCCTTGAACAATTAACCGGATTAATGGAAAAGGTTGGAATAGACAAAATGGAGGATCACCTAGACCCTGGAACACTCCTCGGAACAGCAGACTCCATGAACTTCGGATCCCTCTCGGAGATACTTCCATCAACATTCGAAGTCCTTGAAAAAAGGAAAAAATAACCCCCCCATCCCACTATTTTTTTTTGAAAAATATTTAAATCACCTACATTATAAATAATATTCACTAATTCTAATCTCGAGTTTAGGGTGTTAAATTGATAGAAAGGATCCTCAAAAAAGCAGAAAACATGCAACCGTTAAAAGACGATGAAATAATCCAACTATTCAAAATAGATGACAGAGGAGACTTTAATAGGCTAATGGATGTTGCAAGGCAACTTAGAGAAGAAAATAGGGGTCCCATAAAGCTTACATCAACCATTCATGTGACTAATAAATGTAAAATCACCCCAAAATGTAAATATTGTGGATTCGCCGCCGGCACATCACCCCAAGGATACTACAAAGAATTCTCAAGAAAAGATGAAGAAATATTAGAAGCAGCAAAAAGAATAGAAAAAGCCGGGATTCCAAGGGTCAGTTGCTCAGGCGCCCACGGATACAATGGGAAACACGCTACCAGAGCAGCTAAAATAGTCAAAGAAAATACTAGCCTAGAATTACTCATAAACGTGGGCTCAGACCTCAAAAGAAAAAACATACAAGAACTAGCAAAGTATGGAACCGACACCATATGCTGCAACCTAGAAACAATAAACAAAAAACTCTTCCATTACCTCAAACCAGGAGAAACACTAAAACAACGCATAAAAGTATGCGAGCTCATATCAGAAAAAGGCCTAGAACTCTCATCAGGACTATTAATAGGAATCGGAGAAACATACAAGGACAGGATAAAACACCTAAAATTCCTCAAAAAATTCAAAAGCCTCGGAGAAGTACCTATAATGGGATTCAACCCATACAAGGACACCCCAATGGAAAAACATCCGCCATGTCCAATAGACGATCAGATGAAAACCATAGCAATAACAAGAATATTATACCCCCACCTAAGGATAACAGTACCCGCACCCACCATAGGCCCCGAAAATGTGAAATTTTCCCTCATAGCAGGCGCAGACAACATAGCAACAGTAATACCCGACGATTATCCCCTACACGTCAAAGGCGTCGGATCACCACACGTAGGGAATCTTAAAAAAATAGTTAAAATCATAG
The sequence above is drawn from the Methanothermobacter tenebrarum genome and encodes:
- the hmdB gene encoding 5,10-methenyltetrahydromethanopterin hydrogenase cofactor biosynthesis protein HmdB — its product is MIERILKKAENMQPLKDDEIIQLFKIDDRGDFNRLMDVARQLREENRGPIKLTSTIHVTNKCKITPKCKYCGFAAGTSPQGYYKEFSRKDEEILEAAKRIEKAGIPRVSCSGAHGYNGKHATRAAKIVKENTSLELLINVGSDLKRKNIQELAKYGTDTICCNLETINKKLFHYLKPGETLKQRIKVCELISEKGLELSSGLLIGIGETYKDRIKHLKFLKKFKSLGEVPIMGFNPYKDTPMEKHPPCPIDDQMKTIAITRILYPHLRITVPAPTIGPENVKFSLIAGADNIATVIPDDYPLHVKGVGSPHVGNLKKIVKIIESMGLKAEIKNLASPSPW
- the hmd gene encoding 5,10-methenyltetrahydromethanopterin hydrogenase: MKVAILGAGCYRTHAATGITNFARACEVAEEVGKPEIAMTHSTITMAAELKELANIDDIIISDPVFDNQFVVIDDFDYEEVIEAHKEDPEKIMPKIREKVDEVAKDLPKPPEGAIHFVHPEELGLEVTTDDREAVADADWIMTWLPKGDIQPSIIEKFIDNLKKGAIVTHACTIPTTKFYEIFAERHGDLATSPETLNISSYHPGAVPEMKGQVYIAEGYASDEAIKTLLELGEKARSKAYKLPAELLGPVCDMCSALTAVTYAGILTYRDAVTKNLGAPAGFAQMMAKEALEQLTGLMEKVGIDKMEDHLDPGTLLGTADSMNFGSLSEILPSTFEVLEKRKK